A segment of the Lolium perenne isolate Kyuss_39 chromosome 3, Kyuss_2.0, whole genome shotgun sequence genome:
tgaaagttgatgattgatggtggtagctgtactaatggcataagcaaggcgatggtgacagcattggggttgtctacatggcgtcttcctgaacctaaacgtcttcagtggttgaatagctatggtatgctgaagattactcataaggtgcgtgtgccatttataGTTGATGACTATGTTGATGAGATagagtgcgatgtgttgccattggaggtgtgcggattgctacttgggcgtccttggcagtatgatcgcaatgtgacacatgccgggcgagcaaatacatattcttttatgcatggtggcaaacagcggactttgaagcctatgggtgatgatcgtatcaagtccgatgtggagttagtggtgcgtaaggagaagtttcaccagcctaaagtgcagctagaggtgcatgatgttccgaccATTGAtcttggtgatgtttcagccatgcctgtagatgacaagccagttcttgttggtgacaagccggatgaagctacacttgttgttgatgtggatgttgcagcatgtgctacagttccagtttgtgttgatgctagtatgcagactgatgatgtttgtgctgatggtgaTTCAGTACATATGACGCAGATgtgcgtgggaggagtgggaggcgagcacgtcagtggagacagtgggcagcggcactaccgtgctaggagtacagCAGTCCAGTTTTctgcgacaccgcggatgcatcgaggcaaggatggatgtgtgagacatctatgtggcccaggaattacacatcttgtgcagggtcatgtgcagcgacacaagggtccatcaaaacctcgcaagaagaaggagttggcgccgaagtccaagctcatatggagacgaaaggaggcgccaagtgctgtatcaagtcatgaaggccgcgagggaggatgtggtgtggaaggcaagaaAGACTTGAGGACGgtgaggacgtgtcatgttcatatcacgtcaccttttccagaagaccctcacgcgttggggacaacgcttcttgatggggggaggatgatatgggcacggaggcctatgtggagcccaatttcaggactccaccaagctaggtggtacgccatcgaggattcaggagtgacacgctaggacgacctacgccatgtaataattaagtctaaggttgtgtcattcattctatgttaggaaataatgtagccaggtcatgtagtgggccaattagggttaaaTTAGTGTTGTGTTTGGCTTTGGGACTGTCCAAGCCAAACCAGGTAAGCCCATCAAGTGGGGCGCCCCAGCCTAGcaaggctggccggccacctccctctcatataaggtggaggcacggctagggtttaggatagTTGAAGTTTAGTCTAAAAtattagggtttccctattgcgtgtgatcacgtgtatcatccctccgggggtacggcgctgccgttatctattatatccgctgcgaaggttcttgtgttcattaaggattgtctagctcttggtttgaggcgtatcgttcatcgatccgttgcttgctggattcgttccctcttctccaggctgcgttcatcgcgttgttgggaggatttactaccccaggttctcgctgtgaaagatcgggcatcaacctaggaggatccagtgggtcgctcccttatcaaatttggtgaaaaagacagagagagaaagaggggaaaaggtgctcttaaaaaagaaaatgccaatttgggccgagagagacaaaacccagctcctgctcacgtgcaaccaaacgctatctcgtcatgtcccacgcggtccctttctaccagccccacgcgacgcgggcccacacgacgcaaccccacacgtcagcacggaacggtcaactaaacgggaatcctgccgtctgagctgcttctgcgggtttcaaacaaggatttggggaaaactaaggaaaaactaaggagctgggaaaaactgagcacaactaaggaaccgagagcacgaaaatagaaatccctatatttTAATATGATATACATTTAATATTGTAGATATTTATAATTTTCTCAATAAACTTGATCAAAATTAATGGAGTTTGACTTTCACACAAACCAATGCACACTATATCATGCTAAGGAAGGAGTATTACCGTAAAATATAGTTTAGTGTTATTTTCGGTTATTCTGCACACATTCAGTGGCCATAAAGGGCCAGTCCAATGTCTTGCGTTTGGGTTTCACTCTCAAGAGCTAGCCCATGGTTCCTAAGTACGAGGGCCTGATGTCCTTCCACTGTTGGATTGTTCTTTAAATTTCCAACATCTGATGCTATTCCTAATAGACCCACATGATTATTAGGTAATGTGCCAAGTGAATTTGTGTGGTGCTGTAGATAATTAAACTAGACCAACTTGTAGATGATATGAGGCAAATAAAGTATCCAAGTTTTATTTTTACCTCAATGGTATCTTCATCGTGTATGACATTAAATTGTTGTGAGGTTTCCTTTATTACCGTAATATCCACAATGCTGATTCAAGATTGTTTTGCAAACAATATAGTTGTATAGCCTAAAAAAGTATTTAATAAAAGTTAACCCATAGCAACGCTCGGGCATATTTCCTATACCATCGGAAAAAAAACTAGATACTTTCATAGCCAACACATGGCACCAACATGATTTAGTCAATACAAAGAAAGGAATGGCTATCCGTGCATTGTGGATAGCATGCATGAAACTGGTACCGCAGGCTTGCCATGGATCTCTCACAGCCACACTTTCTTCTGCTAagcattgatatatatatataatatacACAAGCCTcccatttttttaaaaaaacaacCCCTTACCACGCAAAAGCAACATTGGGAACCTAGGAAAAATGGCACAGTATGTTAAGAGTGCGACTCTGGCGATACTCCTTATCGCCATCATGGTGGGTGCGATGATACCATCAACGGTGGCCGTCTGTTGGGAAGATTGCATCAAGGAGTGTAAAGGAGGTATGGATGTATGCTCCCCCAAGTGCAACTCATTTTGCAAGAACCAAGCTGCGGCAGTCTGGCATTTTTCCATGGGCACCGAAAAATTGAAGGAGGCCAAAACTGCCTCACCCGAAAAGctgccgccctcaagaaggacgccgacatgtaCTTCGCTATGGCCAAGACATACAACGATGCCGCTGGCACCCCGTGAGTGGCACCCATTCCGTTCGTGGGCGTTATCGATGTGCTTGGTTCATACACATGGATGTTTTGTTAATTTAAATATTACCATGGCATTCATATTTGTTTTGTCTAATTTTCATTTTCTTGATAAATAATGTATTTTAATTTTATCACAATAAGCTTGCTCTAGGGACTCGTTTCTCATTTTGTACTACCAAGTACCTAATCTATAAATGAAATCCATTTATTTGGATATGCTCTTAGTTCTTGGTATGGTAATACTCCGTATGTTTTTTCTACAATGCATGTTATTGCATATGTTCTTGTTTGATCGACATTCAAGACGATTGGATAGTTGCAGGAATGTTATTGCATATGTTCGTTTTTCTCGCGGAGGACACGTTTCTACTTTCTAGCACACAGTTTCCCTACAAAGCACCACCAAATGATCGTAACCTTTAACTCGACCTCCACGCTCAACGCATATGTCGTCCTGAGCCGCGCCACCAGCCCACCGCTGCCGATATGAAACACTCGTACATCGGTATGGAGTCACGCCTCAGATTTCTCTTGGATGAAAAGCGCATGCGCATAGCGCACCGCCAGGCCGGCTTCGCTGACCAGCTCCGGCCTCCAATCTGGCCCTGATGAGAAATGGCATATAGGGTGGACTGAGATTTGGTCCACATTAGCACTAGTAATCTTATTTTTTAAAAATCGAAAAATATATTTTTAAggttcaaaaaattcagaaaaaaaatctgcATATAGTCAATGACGTATCCCACAAACatgtaaaatatcaatttcaaGTACTTTATAttctgagctacacaaaaataacaaaacgtgTAGATCTGAGTTAGTAGTATATTTTCAAATCTACAAAACATATCAGATTTTTTCAATTTTTCTTCtagcacaaaataaaaagaatttcagGTTAAGATTTTGCATTATTGTGAGATGTATCCAGGCCCGAGAAAATTAGGGGCCCAATTTTCCAACGTGCATAGGAGAAAGCCATACATTGGCCAGAGAGCTGGGCAGGAAAAAGAAGGCCCGAGAGAAGCGATCGGCCGGGTATGCGCATACGAGGCTGACGATTGATCTCTCCCAGACTGTAGTCCAACAGGCATGCGACGATCCGGTTCCTTCAGGTCCCGATCTCCGATTTCTTCGGTCAATCCCAAACAGCGGCCGCCGGAGCCCGAGCGCCCTAGGTGGCTGTGTCAGCTACGCGCATGGCGCTGGGATCTGATTGAAGATCGATCAGCCAAGGCGGCCACTGTGATGGCGTAATTGGAGAGAACTGTAAGTTTATAAGGAATCTCTAATTCTCTGTAGCCTATGCTCTAATCTTGGCGGCATGATGATTGAGTAATAGTCGATCAAATTATATAGGAGAGTATGATGATTACAAATTGAGGTTGTTTTGTTCAATTGGCTTTGTTACCACCACTACGGGAAAACACGATTTTGCCGTGCAAGAATTTGCACGGCAAAAGGGCCTATATACATGGCAAAGGTTTTGCCGTGCGATGCCGCACGGCAAAGTTCGCACGGCAACATCATTAACGGCAAAAGTTCGCCCCCGGACTGATTTTACGTAGTACATTATTTGCAGATATatattattgagatatatatGCGATTTCAAGTTTGAGGTGATAATGATATTATATTATTGAAATGATGTAGTAGGCTAATAGCTTTGTTCCTTTGCGCTCATTTTTTATTTTACTAGTCTAAAAGACATTATATGAAGAAATTGAGATATGGTAGGCTAGTAGCTTTGTACCTTTTGAGCTCATTTTTTATTACTAGTCTGTAAGACATTATAGGATGAAACTGAGATCTGGTAGGCTAGTAGGTTTGTACCTTTGCTCCTATTTTGGATTACTGGTCTACAAGAAATTATAGGATGAAATTAATATTAACACCATTGTCACCAAAAAAAATCTTGAGACGTAATTTTTTTAAAGTAATTTAAATAATGGGGGTCTTGAATTTTAGTTTCGCCCCGGGCCCTCGAAACCTCAGGACCGGCCCTGATGTATCACTAacaatctcaaaaaaaaaaaatcagacttTTTGATTACTTGTAAAAttgtattttattttgttttaaataaCAGAAGCATCCTCTGTTGATGCCGGCAAGCTCCACGTGCCGCCACGGTATTTTTGACAATTTTGTTTACATGTGGTCCTTTCAACATTTCACTCTGAGGCAGATGGTCTTTTGGGGCAAAAATTCCTACGGTCGCGGCTTCCTCACCAGCATCAGCGAGAGAAGATGTTGGCTTGCGAGCGGGCTCAGGGCTGAGTTTCTCTGTGTCGTTGGTTTTCTCTAGCCGATCGAAATCCGTCATCAATGAGAGTTGGGAGGACCAGCCTGAGGCCAAGACGGCTTGATATGTCTCCTCTGCTTGCATTGCTATAGGCAATGGCGGAGCCAGCATATGAATGATGGATGTACAAAGTCATAGTTTTACTCATATTTCTCCTAATTTACTTAATGTTTGTTGATCTACATGTGAACTAGACATAGATATACAAGATTTTGCCAAAACATAATGGGTGTACATTTGTCACCCATGTACTGATCTCTCTCTGCCTAGGGCTATAGGTCCTTGATGTGTAGGGGGTGATTGGGTAGCTTGGCGGGGGAGGAGGTTCGACGATGGTTGGGTTTGATTTATGATGCTGCATTCGGACACTGTGGTTTTTAGAGACAAAGAGAAATTACAGAGCATCGAGGGAAGGATATAAAAAAAACCCGCTACTATATGTGTTTGCCTATTTGCGAAATAGAACCAACACGAGTATATTCCTCTGTggtggtgtttctggttcgagaggggAGAGATGCTATTTTGGGTAGTATTATTGGTTGAGGTGAGAGAGGGTTGACCGAAGATGCAATTTGATGATTATTTTACAAAGAaaacccgtagcaacgcatggGTATTCAGCAGTCATGTATAATAAATATAGTTGTAGCTAGATTAAGACCTCGAAGATAAATGGTAACCATGCATAATATATGGTCTAAAAATGTACATAAATTCCACGCATCAGATTTCTGAGCCAGCTTTCGACCACAACAATAACGAGGTTCATCCTCAGCCCATGACCATAAGAGTATGAGCCCATGACTTTTCCTTCACTTATCTATATCGGCAGTGGCCCCCGCCATACGTCCTACGTGCCTGTTTTTCGTCTCGGTGCGAAATTACGCAAGGTCCCATGACGTTGATTATCGACAGCTTGATTGATCTGCATGTCTCGCCGCGCGTCGACCACCGGAATCATGCACCGTTCCCAGATATTTATGGAGATCTTGATCAGCCTCTTGCTCACCCCCACACCGGTACTACATCAGCACGCCacctctccatcaacaccacggcAGCTCACCATGGCCACGTCTCATTCCCCTAAGAAGAAGGTACGTGCTGTGGCTCTCCCACTAGTCAATACGGTGATTGCGTGCGGCGAGATCGATCGCCTGAGCTCAGTAGCTACGTTGTGCGACAAGCATGCAGGTGCTGGTGCCGATCGTGGCCGGCACGGAGCCGGTCGAGGCGTCCGTCCCCATCGACATCCTCCGCCGCGCCGGCGCCGACGTCACGGTCGCCTCCGCTGGCGACGCCCTTCTCGTGGAGATCATGTATGGCGTGAAGATCATTGCCGACGCGCTCGTCGCCGACTGTTCTGCCGCTTCCTACGACCTGATCGTCCTCCCCGTACGTCCGCACTCTTGTCGTTCTGGTCGTTCCACGGCTCTGACGCTCTTCCTCGTGTGATCGATGCAGGGAGGCGTCCCCGGCGCGGCGAACCTCGGCGCCTGCGCGGCGCTGGAGGGCATAGTGCTGAGGCACGCGCAGAAGGGAGGGCTCTACGCCGCCATCTGCGCCGCGCCGCCGCTGGCGCTGGCGCGCTGGGGCCTACTCAATGGCCACAAGGTAGTGTACTTAACACCACATCAGTATTGCTCGGCTCTTCTCGACCAGATAGTAATTCTGATCGCGCGTACGTTAACCATAGGCGACTGCTCATCCACTGTTCGTGGAATACTTCCCTCCCGAGGTGACCGCCGTGGACGCGACCGTGGTGGTGGACGGCAGGGTCGTCACGAGCCGCGGTCCGGCGACATCGACGGAGTTTGCGCTGGCTTTGGTCGAACAGCTCCATGGGAAGGAGAAGGTCGAGCAGATCACAAAAGCAATGGTGCGGATTCTTGCTGTGCTACTTCCTTTGATAGGTACTCCGTAGTTGTCTAGTACTATTCGAACTAACTACACCATGTCTTTTTGGTGTTCATTAGCTTGTGAGATACGAAGCTGGGTATAGCATGAAAGAACTCAACTCAGTCCAGTGGCAGTGCAGCGGCACACCCAAGGTTCATTGGCTACTCCCTTCAAAATTTCACTTCCGGGTCATGAAGTTCTCTGAAATCCTGTTTGCCTGCCGGCCTCCAATTCTTGGATCTTCAGGTTCTTCTCCCACTAGCCAACGGCAGCGAGGAGATGGAGGCGATAACGATCATCGACGCCCTGCGCAGAGCCAACGCGAGCGTCGTCGTCGCGTCCGTCGAGGACGGCCTCGAGATCGCCGCGCTCCATGGGATGAGAATCGTGGCCGACGTGATGCTggacgacgccgccgccgatcagagTCAGACGCAGTTCGACCTGATCATCGTGCCGGCAAGTACCTAGCGCGCAAAAACCTTCAGTAAAACTCGATCGATCGATCGTGGCCACCGGTTGATTAATTGACACCTCTGTTTCCTCGATTCCTCAAACAGGGCGGCATGCCGGGCGCGGAAACGCTGGGTGGCAGTGCGAAGCTGGTCACCCTGCTGAAGAAGCAGGCAGAGGCGAACAGGCCTTACGGCGCGATGGGCGCCGCCACGGCTCATGTGCTCCAGCCCCACGGCCTGCTCACGGTAAGCGTCGGAGCACGATTGTATCTTGTCCAATTCTTCTCTGATCGATCCATCGTATCCGACTCGCGTGAAGATACTGTGTGAAATTGCAGGGTAGGAAGGCGACGACGTGCACCTCCATGACCGGACTACTGGCGGACGCTAGCGAGTGCGAGAACAGGGTGGTGGTTGTGGTTGACGGGAACGTGATCACGAGCAGGGGCGCCGGGACCGCCATGGAGTACGCCCTGGCCGTGGTCGAGAAGCTGCTCGGCCGCGACGAGGCGCGGCAACTGGCGGATGACCTGCTCTTCTCCGCCTGACGCGCGCCCGTGTAGACTGTAAACGAGGTGTTGTTGCCTGTTGTTGGGTTTGGTCGCCTGAGGATAAAGGCGACGGGACGACGGGTCTCGGTGTGAGTGTGACGCTGATGCCTGATCTGGTTCTTTCTGCCGACACAAAAGCCCAGACCACGAGTGATCTGTCGTGCAGCCAACGAAATATGTGAACTGGGCTACTATATCTGATCTTAAGCAGATCATCATATATAAACTGGAGTACCTAGATCTGGTCTTGCGCAGATCACTGCCCGCTGCTAATCATTGAACTTTTTTCAAGGAAACAAATCATACCTCCAGGTCTCTCCAATACAGCGATGGAAAGGCCAGAACCGCAGTACAATGTGGAGCTAATTTTTCTATTCTTAATATCCAATTTTCCTTTACATGCAAGGTATCCACCTTATCAAGCATCACTGAGTAGTCATAAACTGCCACCTAAGCAATTCTTCAACGTCATCATGTACATGACCCATGTAGCCATATACTACTACCGTCATTTTCCCTTCCAAACCATGCAAGAAAAAACAAAGCGCTGAGGCAAAGGAGGATTGGTCTTCCTATTGAATCCTTCATAATTAATGCTGAAAACTGTTACCAATTCGGGGGCTTAATTCCTAATCCTGCTGGCCCTCCTCCTTAATTTTCAGCGTGAGGAATTATCTCTCTTTACTGTTTGTCTGCAGAACCtcttcatctcctccacgatctcTAGCGAGAAATAAAAGCGCAAAAAAATGGTAAAGGCATACGAGCAGACGTTTCTGCCTTATAAATACCTTGCTCTGCCTTGTGCTAGGCTATGTATCAGCTGGCTGTACACGCCACTTCTCATATAACTATCTTGTTTCCTCACCCCACCTTCTCTGTCACATCGATGGGGACCAGGTTGTGTTGTGTTTGATGTTTCACATGGAAGGCATAGCAAGACGACGGGGGCAACCGCGCTCAAGATCGGTGGAGTAAGGCGTTTGATCAGAAATGAGGTAGATGGCTTGACCGGCGATTGCGATGAGTCCTGGTGGAGGCAGATAGAACCCGATCAACGAGCAGAGCTGTTCTTGAGAAATCACATGATCGGGTCAGCTATatgttgaatccaccgagatGGTAATAACGGACAAAAAGGTGGTGAAATTTGTTGTCTCATATTTTGATTGATTGAAAATTAGGTGAGAAAATATTTACGATCAACGAGCAGAGTTGTTCTTGAGAAATCACAAGATCAGTCAGCTATatgttgaatccaccgagatGGTAATAACGGACAAAAGGTGGTGAAATTTGGTGTCTCGTATTTTGATTGATTGAAAATTAGGTGAGAAAATATTTACAGTACTAATTTTTTCCACCCTTTTGCCGTTTAATTCGTTCAATCATGCCCTTCTGTTTTGTGGGGGATTCCATCCTCGTGACAGAGAACGGATTGCAGAGATGACCACAACATGTGATGTGTAACAATGCAAGCAACTTATCAGTCGTTACAAAGCCATGGCTAATTATTTGGTCCCTGTCATGCTGGTCACTAAATGGAGATGACAATAATTTATACTCTATACCATCGCTTGGAACCAATTTTTGGGTGGCTCAGAAGTCCCGTGGTTAAACTTTTATTCATAGCTATGGTACCATTCTTTGACTAAAATGAAAATATTTCAGCTTCGTGCTCTACTGGTctattgaatggatcgtagcgaacaagaggggggggggggtgaatggcgctacgacaagttttcacctttttcaattttagcgcaacggaaggtaaaggtggaaACTTTTGCAatggcggtgttcctacaatgatgctagagcatgtgcaacaagtaaaggaatcacaagatagtaagagtaaggagcgagacaaccggagggcgcggaggcgaggcgaggcgaggtttgtttaccgcagtttcttccacaacaggaagtacgtctgcgttgaggaggtgctagtctcacacaagagactagacggccacaccacgaaggaaggcctcaccttcttcctcgagagagctccacggaggtgctctccctcttccactaaggcaccggtcgaggcggtgattccttcacaaggttggggcgagctccacacacaaggatgctcccaacaccctatggagctagtacatcaccaagctagactccatagctgcacatctccaatgctccactataggaacccatctccaatgctccaccaaaggaacccttccaatactccaccaagaagctcttccaccaaggaaccctaacaacaagatccactaaggactatcaCGAATTGGTggactttctctcggtagaatgatagatcggggtctcctccaccaccacacaaagtatgagcaagattggttgggtggatgaggagatcccctcaattttgagctcagcaacaatggaggagagagagaagagctaaggctggctggagaagaagggtcctttatataggtccctccaaatccaactgttactctctgtttttgcctaagcggtactaccgcttctggaagtgatactaccgctctgagttcgaatccccactgaacttgtccacgtggacacattgcggtactaccgcttgcggtaccgcaatagggtccagaccttactggatcccaagcggtacccgagcggtaccagagaggcactaccgtaacgcgttacggtacttagcgcggtaccgtggacggtactaccgccctcaagcggtactaccgctcaaggtaccgtgaaggtaccgcaTCGTGTTCTGTGGGACATTTCCATGTGCAGGTCTCAGAGCGGTAtcacgggcggtaccagtaggggtagcggtactaccgctcctggtaccggtagtaccgcttaggctaaACCAgcttttcctctcttcctctcctaccatattacctcacgacacacacacaaaaccagaaaccctacgaactacgcttcggtcttctgatcataatgtgctcagcgagggtaccgtgcatcttgcaaacctatcaatgacaaactttgtgcacggttagaattgttcgagtgttgttatcaaacacacaaaacacgggatatggatcttgctcttacaatctccccctttttggtgtttgatgacaacacacgaatttgcaataaatcataggatattatgataaggtattttggtttgcaagtataggcgaagctccccctagatgtgtgcatattttaaatatgcatttgtatacaaatgcacacatcctagagagaactccccctaaatcttacaaaccaagcacaagtgctaagaggaacatatgacaagattatgtaGCACAAGTACACTATAGAGGCAAGAATACTTGTATATAAGGGAGTTTGGGTgaaccttttcatacctttgccttgagaaaacccaaactcaccataataataagtgcctccataggaatgatgtggccaaacaaagaataaataatggagaccattgaccattaagctacgcacgattaagtcttaatacaaacggggggatcgggagatccacgAATAGAGTAGCAAACACACATACGAATAAAGTTCTGAATAACTAGGGGAAAgttttgatgccaaggccgaaagaaccaaaacgaagccaccaagcccttggcatccccatgcaaattcccgtcctaatagatcaacttctccccctttggcatcgagacaccaaaaagggagaaggagcatactagcgtcccaagggaatcactcgtcgtcgtcatcctcctcgtcatcatcatcctcgttgtcatcaccttcatcctcgacgtcctcctcctcttcatcctcatACTCTTCATCTTGGGCAAGGCCtttgccatgaggtggctcggggatggattcctcggagctagaccaaacgagctttgacttccactcaccgggaggagtgatgttgtcctcggagccctcggagaccgggagttgcatatgcctcatcatcgccttttggcgttggcggatcttcttgttgtcgtgatgagcttggtacatcctatcttcgaggtccctcttgaagcaaaaggacttcttgaggcgagcggtgagcttggcaaagaggcccttttgcttgatggagttgggcacatagtcggagtcGTCGCTATCGGCGTCGTCTTcgtccttgtccttgggagctcctttgccaaaccttggaaggtcatg
Coding sequences within it:
- the LOC127341920 gene encoding protein DJ-1 homolog A isoform X1, whose translation is MHRSQIFMEILISLLLTPTPVLHQHATSPSTPRQLTMATSHSPKKKVLVPIVAGTEPVEASVPIDILRRAGADVTVASAGDALLVEIMYGVKIIADALVADCSAASYDLIVLPGGVPGAANLGACAALEGIVLRHAQKGGLYAAICAAPPLALARWGLLNGHKATAHPLFVEYFPPEVTAVDATVVVDGRVVTSRGPATSTEFALALVEQLHGKEKVEQITKAMLVRYEAGYSMKELNSVQWQCSGTPKVLLPLANGSEEMEAITIIDALRRANASVVVASVEDGLEIAALHGMRIVADVMLDDAAADQSQTQFDLIIVPGGMPGAETLGGSAKLVTLLKKQAEANRPYGAMGAATAHVLQPHGLLTGRKATTCTSMTGLLADASECENRVVVVVDGNVITSRGAGTAMEYALAVVEKLLGRDEARQLADDLLFSA
- the LOC127341920 gene encoding protein DJ-1 homolog B isoform X2 codes for the protein MQVLVPIVAGTEPVEASVPIDILRRAGADVTVASAGDALLVEIMYGVKIIADALVADCSAASYDLIVLPGGVPGAANLGACAALEGIVLRHAQKGGLYAAICAAPPLALARWGLLNGHKATAHPLFVEYFPPEVTAVDATVVVDGRVVTSRGPATSTEFALALVEQLHGKEKVEQITKAMLVRYEAGYSMKELNSVQWQCSGTPKVLLPLANGSEEMEAITIIDALRRANASVVVASVEDGLEIAALHGMRIVADVMLDDAAADQSQTQFDLIIVPGGMPGAETLGGSAKLVTLLKKQAEANRPYGAMGAATAHVLQPHGLLTGRKATTCTSMTGLLADASECENRVVVVVDGNVITSRGAGTAMEYALAVVEKLLGRDEARQLADDLLFSA